AATTTTTGAGGTTGATACCTTACGGTATTAACCTTTTTTGCATACAAAAACTTTTACAGTTATCTAAATTTTTTATCGAACTAGGTTTTAAATTGCATTAATTACCGAACTTAATGAATGTAAAAGAAAAAGCAAACCCGTAGGGGGTTTGCCCAAAAATACCAATAACGGTTCTACAATATCTGTTGTTGGTAATAGATTTTTATCTATTACTGATGACAGATTTTTTGTTTATCATTAGAATAAAAAAGCGGACATCTCCCGTCCGTTAACTTGCTCCCACCACAGAATTAAGTCAAGAAAGGAAATGCCCTATGTCAAATGATACTACGAAAATGTTGTTAGGAATAGATGATGAACACTTAATAATTGAGGAAGGACAAGTGGGTGATGATGGAGTGATTCGATTGGTGGGGTCCCTAAACTACACCCCCAAGGCATGCCGCAATTGTGGGATTATCAATGATCACCAAATTATTGGCTATGGTTGGCGGAAGACCACCATTAGATTCGCAAAAACATTGGGCAGCACCGTTATCCTGTGTCTCAATCGGCGAAACTTTCACTGTAAGGCTTGTCATACCAATTTCCTGGCGCAGACGAATGCGGTGCCGAAACACTGCACGATTTCAAATACGACCCGCAAACAATGCTTAGAAAAACTGACCGAACCGGTTTCGCTCAAACACATTGCCGATGAGTTATCCACTTCGGATTCATTCGTTGGTCGGCAGCTCTTGCGCGCTGAACGGGACTTTCAAACCAACTGGCACTATTTACCAAAAGTTCTCCTCATGGACGAAGTTAAAAGCACTAAGAGCGCCACCGACGCGATGAGCTTTGAATTTATGGATGCGGAAACCCACGAATTGATCGACCTGTTACCCTTTAGGACCATCTATCAGCTTCAAAAGTATTTCCAGCATTACGACCAGGCTGCGCGAGAAAATGTGAAAATTATCGTCACCGATATGAACTATACCTATCCCAAATTGGTGGGGCAGATCTTTCCGAACGCCATCGTTGTCATCGATCCGTTCCACTTGGTTAACGCTTTAAATCGAGCTTTTAATAAGACGCGGGTGCGCCTCATGAAAACCCTGGCGACTTCCTCACGCGAGTATCACGCCCTAAAACGCTATTGGAAACTATTATTAACGCCGGAAAATCACCTCAACTACGAAGCTTTCCGTAAGTGGACAAACTTCCCTTATCCAGCGACTGCCACTGATGTGGTTGATGCTTTATTGGACATTGATCCCGAGCTCAAGCAAACTTACGACGTGATGAATCGGTTACGTGAAACCATCAAAAACCGTGATTGGCCCAACTATAATCAAGTATTCCATCACTTAGAGGGCTGCTCGGAAGAGATGTTGGCAACCCTCCAGACCCTAGCGACTCATCATGATGAAATTGGCAATACCTTTACTCACCATTACACCAACGGGCCCTTAGAAGGTTCAAACAACAAGATTAAAGTCATTAAACGCACTGGATTTGGTTACCAAAACTTCTTCAGATTCCTGCTAAGAGTGCTGTTCGCTTTTCGAGTTCATACAAAAAGAGCTCTAATCACCAAGTGATTAGAACTCCAATATTTTGTTCACCAACAACAGTTGACGAAGAACCCCAATAACACATTAGTTCATAATACCCAATTAAAATGGATATTACTTAATTTAAGCAAGAGGAGAAACTTGACCACCATTTTCACCCGTAGTAGGTGCAGAAACAGTCGCAGCATCGCTCAAGTTATATGAGAATACAGCATTGACTTGAGTACCAAAAGTACCTGCATCGGCTGAAGATGGAGTATATGTCAATTGTTTCCAAGTAACATTGCCATTTGTATCAAATTGTGGATAAACAGCTGATTTAAGTGAATTCAACTCACTGTTACCCTTAAGATAGTTCAAAGCCTGATCAGAAGTAAACGTGGCATCTTGAGCCCCGCTAAACAAATCTGTGATTGCAATAGACTTAGGTTGAATGAAAGTTTTTGCAGCGGCTTTAGAAATGTCATTATTAAGTGTTGAAAGTTCATCGGAACTCAATTTCGTAACCTGACTTACCAAATCAGACTTCTTGTCCCCAAATAAAGCACTTAAATCATCTGTAAGTGGGCTAACTACTCCAGTCAAAGCATTTGCCGGAACCCCATTAGTACTAGTTGTTGGTTGCGACGTCATAGGTTGAGCAGCACTTGAAGCTTGTTCTGAATCTCGTGAATTAGCTTTAAATGTCGTGTAAACTACATTTCCCTTATTAACTACAAGACTAACTGATGATCCAAACTTAGCCTGAGCTAAAGTAGCCTTTTGTGCATCAGTTAAGTTACTAAATGGATAGCCAGTTCCTTTTAATGCCGATGCAATTTGTGAATTCAATGCATCAGTATCAGAACCAGCTAAAGTCCAAGAATAAACATTTCCGTTAGCTGAAAGAGTGCCTAAGGTTGCATCTTTCTGAGCACCCGACTTAGTATAATCAAGAGTCTTTACAGTATTTCCACTAGGATCTACTAATACAATACGAACTGCATTATCTGCAATTGGATTAGCAACAGTGACATCAGATGCCTTTACCCAAGCGCCATTAAGGTCGGAGTTTGATGAACTAATTTGATACCAAAGGTCACCCTCACGTGAAGTAGTAACAGCCTTGCTTACAGTAAATGTTGCATTTTTATAAGCGTCAGTAGAAGTAATTACCTTACCACTTGCATCCTTAGCACGGCCAACTTTATATTGAGTCCATGCTGGAGCTTTGAATAAAGTAGTATTAGCAGTTGTGCTAGTTGAGCTTAACTTATAAGTGTTAGTTGATGCAGGAGCAGTAGCATCCTTAGTAGTAGCGTATGAAGCTACACCACCAGCAAATGCTGAGGCACTC
Above is a genomic segment from Lentilactobacillus buchneri containing:
- a CDS encoding GW dipeptide domain-containing protein translates to MKKSLKKTLFAGVAALSFVAVAGVSSTNASAKSYAKVTSNKALTSDATTRNVTFNGTNALYTKAGTLKGAKTVATKTTTKALANAQTGKANLRAYRVATTNRGSVYYKVVSFDKQYRGWIYGGKSASAFAGGVASYATTKDATAPASTNTYKLSSTSTTANTTLFKAPAWTQYKVGRAKDASGKVITSTDAYKNATFTVSKAVTTSREGDLWYQISSSNSDLNGAWVKASDVTVANPIADNAVRIVLVDPSGNTVKTLDYTKSGAQKDATLGTLSANGNVYSWTLAGSDTDALNSQIASALKGTGYPFSNLTDAQKATLAQAKFGSSVSLVVNKGNVVYTTFKANSRDSEQASSAAQPMTSQPTTSTNGVPANALTGVVSPLTDDLSALFGDKKSDLVSQVTKLSSDELSTLNNDISKAAAKTFIQPKSIAITDLFSGAQDATFTSDQALNYLKGNSELNSLKSAVYPQFDTNGNVTWKQLTYTPSSADAGTFGTQVNAVFSYNLSDAATVSAPTTGENGGQVSPLA
- a CDS encoding ISL3 family transposase, yielding MSNDTTKMLLGIDDEHLIIEEGQVGDDGVIRLVGSLNYTPKACRNCGIINDHQIIGYGWRKTTIRFAKTLGSTVILCLNRRNFHCKACHTNFLAQTNAVPKHCTISNTTRKQCLEKLTEPVSLKHIADELSTSDSFVGRQLLRAERDFQTNWHYLPKVLLMDEVKSTKSATDAMSFEFMDAETHELIDLLPFRTIYQLQKYFQHYDQAARENVKIIVTDMNYTYPKLVGQIFPNAIVVIDPFHLVNALNRAFNKTRVRLMKTLATSSREYHALKRYWKLLLTPENHLNYEAFRKWTNFPYPATATDVVDALLDIDPELKQTYDVMNRLRETIKNRDWPNYNQVFHHLEGCSEEMLATLQTLATHHDEIGNTFTHHYTNGPLEGSNNKIKVIKRTGFGYQNFFRFLLRVLFAFRVHTKRALITK